The Streptomyces tendae genome has a window encoding:
- a CDS encoding SGNH/GDSL hydrolase family protein: MSTRSLGTTLATLVLGVATVLGLAQPAAAAGHNYVALGDSYSSGVGAGSYTSESGDCKRSTAAYPQLWKNANAPASFKFVACSGATTTSVASTQLGALSSATTLVSVTAGGNDVGFADVMQTCVLQSEATCVSRVNTAVSQMQNTLPGKLDSLYSGIRSRSPQARVVVLGYPRFYKLSGSCIAGLTETERSAINNAGDVLNGVIAKRAANAGFAYSSVVDEFSGHELCSGDAWLHSVTIPIGNSYHPKAVGQSGGYLPAFRSAV; encoded by the coding sequence GTGTCAACGCGTTCACTGGGAACAACTCTCGCCACCCTCGTCCTGGGTGTGGCGACCGTACTCGGCCTCGCCCAGCCCGCCGCTGCCGCCGGCCACAACTACGTGGCGCTCGGCGACTCCTACTCCTCCGGCGTGGGCGCCGGCAGCTACACCTCCGAGAGCGGCGACTGCAAGCGCAGCACCGCCGCCTATCCCCAGCTCTGGAAGAACGCCAACGCCCCGGCCTCGTTCAAGTTCGTCGCCTGCTCCGGCGCGACGACGACGAGTGTGGCCTCCACCCAGCTCGGCGCGCTGTCCTCCGCCACGACGCTCGTGAGCGTCACCGCGGGCGGCAACGACGTCGGTTTCGCGGACGTCATGCAGACCTGCGTGCTGCAGAGCGAGGCGACCTGCGTCTCCCGGGTCAACACCGCGGTCTCGCAGATGCAGAACACCCTCCCGGGCAAGCTCGACTCGCTGTACTCCGGCATCCGCTCCCGCTCCCCGCAGGCACGCGTGGTCGTCCTCGGCTACCCGCGCTTCTACAAGCTGTCGGGCAGCTGCATCGCGGGCCTGACCGAGACCGAGCGCTCCGCGATCAACAACGCCGGTGACGTACTGAACGGCGTGATCGCCAAGCGGGCCGCCAACGCCGGGTTCGCCTACTCCAGCGTGGTGGACGAGTTCAGCGGACACGAGCTCTGCTCGGGCGACGCCTGGCTGCACAGCGTGACCATCCCGATCGGCAACTCCTACCACCCGAAGGCCGTCGGACAGTCGGGCGGCTACCTGCCCGCCTTCCGCTCGGCGGTCTGA
- a CDS encoding LysR family transcriptional regulator has translation MTTPELRQLRYFLVLAEERSFTRAARRLMIAQQSLSQQISALERMLGARLFDRGGRGTELTDVGALFVEEARAVVNRADEAVAVVSRALRGEVGSLRLMFLTTVTNQLLPPVVRAVHRELPDLRLTTESSAIAPLVKGLREGHQDVAFTRPPLVPGLESRVLTTEPVCAVLPTGHPLAGRTEVELAQLADEPWVMTPRDSWPPWHDAYDAQFREAGFTPNVVQEADSAQDLLGLVAAGLGVTRLVRSSLTLRGSGVVFVPLKDAYAHTEMAWLPGNTSPALRRFVDIVTDLAATTDLTAYG, from the coding sequence GTGACCACTCCTGAGCTGCGGCAATTGCGCTACTTCCTCGTTCTGGCGGAGGAACGGAGCTTCACGCGGGCCGCCCGGCGTCTCATGATCGCGCAGCAGTCGCTGTCCCAGCAGATCAGTGCCTTGGAGCGCATGCTCGGTGCCAGGCTCTTCGACCGTGGCGGCAGAGGAACGGAGCTGACGGACGTCGGCGCCCTGTTCGTCGAGGAGGCGCGTGCCGTCGTGAACAGGGCGGACGAGGCGGTCGCCGTGGTGTCCCGCGCGCTGCGGGGGGAGGTGGGGAGCCTCCGGCTCATGTTCCTGACGACCGTCACCAACCAGCTTCTGCCGCCTGTCGTGCGGGCCGTGCACCGCGAACTGCCGGACCTCCGCCTGACGACGGAGTCCTCGGCCATCGCGCCGTTGGTGAAGGGTCTCCGCGAGGGCCACCAGGACGTCGCTTTCACCCGGCCCCCGCTCGTTCCAGGTCTGGAGTCCAGGGTCCTGACGACCGAGCCCGTGTGCGCCGTCCTGCCGACGGGCCACCCACTCGCCGGGCGAACGGAAGTGGAGCTGGCGCAGCTGGCGGACGAACCGTGGGTGATGACCCCGCGCGATTCATGGCCACCTTGGCACGACGCCTACGACGCACAGTTCCGTGAGGCGGGCTTCACGCCGAACGTCGTCCAGGAAGCGGACAGCGCGCAGGACCTCCTCGGCCTGGTCGCCGCCGGACTCGGAGTCACCCGGCTGGTCCGCTCCTCGCTCACTCTTCGTGGCAGCGGCGTGGTGTTCGTCCCGCTGAAGGACGCGTACGCGCACACCGAGATGGCGTGGCTGCCGGGCAACACCTCTCCGGCCCTGCGCCGGTTCGTCGACATCGTGACCGACCTGGCCGCGACCACCGACTTGACCGCATACGGCTGA
- a CDS encoding ABC transporter permease has protein sequence MTRLTARRALYAVPVLGVVTFGVFAVAAASPFDPVKAYAGTAALGADQETLDRLRDNLGVDRPFTAHWWDWLTSAVGGDLGRSTVMRQPVAEVIGERLLWSTLLCAVAFAAAVLLGTVLGVLAARRPGSLVDRAVTSLAYTLEAAPVFWIALLAVWLFALRLDVLPAGGLTDTGSDLVTFGGLVQHLVLPAGVLALSQLPWFTLYVRQGVGDALAEDPVRGARARGLSERTVLLGHALRSGLLPVLTLIGSRVPELITGALLVETVFSWPGIASATVEAATAVDFPLLAALTTLATAAVLAGNLLADLLYGLIDPRVKLEEM, from the coding sequence ATGACACGGCTCACCGCCCGCCGCGCCCTGTACGCCGTGCCGGTGCTCGGCGTCGTCACCTTCGGCGTGTTCGCCGTCGCCGCCGCCTCCCCCTTCGACCCCGTCAAGGCGTACGCGGGCACCGCCGCGCTCGGCGCCGACCAGGAGACCCTGGACCGGCTGCGGGACAACCTGGGCGTGGACCGGCCGTTCACCGCGCACTGGTGGGACTGGCTCACCTCCGCCGTCGGCGGCGACCTCGGCCGGTCCACCGTCATGCGTCAGCCGGTGGCCGAGGTGATCGGCGAACGGCTGCTGTGGTCCACCCTGTTGTGCGCCGTCGCGTTCGCCGCCGCCGTGCTGCTCGGCACGGTGCTCGGCGTGCTCGCCGCCCGCCGCCCCGGCTCCCTCGTCGACCGCGCGGTCACCTCGCTCGCGTACACCCTGGAGGCCGCCCCGGTCTTCTGGATCGCGCTGCTCGCCGTCTGGCTGTTCGCCCTGCGGCTGGACGTCCTCCCGGCCGGCGGCCTCACCGACACCGGAAGCGACCTGGTCACGTTCGGCGGACTGGTCCAGCACCTGGTGCTGCCCGCCGGCGTCCTCGCCCTCTCCCAGCTGCCCTGGTTCACGCTGTACGTCCGCCAAGGCGTCGGCGACGCCCTCGCGGAGGACCCGGTACGCGGGGCCAGGGCGCGCGGCCTGAGCGAACGCACCGTGCTGCTCGGCCACGCCCTGCGCTCCGGACTGCTGCCGGTGCTGACGCTCATCGGCTCCCGCGTGCCGGAACTCATCACCGGCGCCCTGCTGGTGGAGACGGTCTTCAGCTGGCCCGGAATCGCCTCGGCGACCGTCGAGGCGGCCACCGCCGTCGACTTCCCGCTGCTGGCCGCCCTCACCACCCTCGCCACCGCCGCCGTCCTCGCCGGCAACCTGCTCGCCGACCTGCTCTACGGGCTGATCGACCCGAGGGTGAAGCTGGAGGAGATGTGA
- a CDS encoding ABC transporter substrate-binding protein, which produces MTTRRIRGAAAVLATASVVTACSAPGSGGADGAAAAESVVIGVSTEPDTLSPLLGYGKDGNSKIFDGLLARDADMNLRPALAKALPKITDGGRTYTYTLREGVEFSDGEPLTARDVVFTYRTVLDDDTNNTFKSELAAVEDVRAVGDDTVVFTLRHPYAPFAARTVLPVVPEHVAGKQDPNTGAFNTEPVGTGPYVLVDWRKGEKLTFKANPHYWGGAPKVKKLTMAIVADDDVRATRLRSGDLDGAVLPPNLAATFKNDDDKKTYRATSYDFRAVTLPSGSPVTGDTAIRRALDLAVDRQAMVDKILDGAGRPAYGPLPVDDPWFAKDVERSRDLAEAGRILDAAGWKEGNDGIRAKDGRPARFTLYYPSGDKVRQDHALAYASDAKKAGIDVRVQSATWEVIEPRMKHDAVLAGFGSIGDPDFGLYTLLHSSLAGDGFNNMARYDNPAVDRALETGRRTQDPKARKAAYDDLQRALMKDPGYTFLTHIDHMYVLADRWTGLTTQTEPHEHGFAAGPWWNVEDWQPAP; this is translated from the coding sequence ATGACGACCCGACGCATACGGGGAGCCGCTGCGGTACTGGCGACGGCCTCGGTGGTCACCGCCTGCTCGGCGCCGGGCAGTGGCGGCGCGGACGGCGCGGCGGCCGCCGAGTCCGTCGTGATCGGGGTCTCCACCGAGCCCGACACCCTGAGCCCGCTGCTCGGTTACGGCAAGGACGGCAACTCGAAGATCTTCGACGGACTCCTCGCCCGCGACGCCGACATGAACCTGCGGCCCGCCCTGGCGAAGGCGCTCCCGAAGATCACGGACGGCGGCCGGACCTACACCTACACCCTGCGCGAGGGTGTGGAGTTCAGCGACGGCGAGCCGCTGACCGCCCGGGACGTGGTCTTCACCTACCGCACGGTGCTCGACGACGACACCAACAACACCTTCAAGAGCGAACTGGCCGCCGTCGAGGACGTCCGGGCGGTGGGCGACGACACGGTCGTCTTCACCCTGCGTCACCCCTACGCGCCGTTCGCCGCCCGCACGGTGCTGCCGGTCGTCCCCGAGCACGTCGCCGGGAAGCAGGACCCCAACACCGGCGCCTTCAACACCGAGCCGGTCGGCACCGGGCCGTACGTCCTCGTCGACTGGCGCAAGGGCGAGAAGCTCACCTTCAAGGCCAACCCGCACTACTGGGGCGGCGCGCCGAAGGTGAAGAAGCTCACCATGGCGATCGTCGCCGACGACGACGTCCGCGCCACCCGCCTGCGCTCCGGCGACCTCGACGGCGCGGTCCTCCCGCCCAACCTCGCCGCCACCTTCAAGAACGACGACGACAAGAAGACGTACCGGGCCACCTCCTACGACTTCCGCGCCGTCACCCTGCCCAGCGGCAGCCCCGTCACCGGCGACACCGCGATCCGCCGCGCCCTCGACCTCGCCGTCGACCGGCAGGCCATGGTCGACAAGATCCTCGACGGCGCCGGCCGCCCCGCCTACGGCCCGCTGCCCGTCGACGACCCCTGGTTCGCCAAGGACGTCGAGCGGTCCCGGGACCTCGCCGAGGCCGGGCGCATCCTCGACGCGGCAGGCTGGAAGGAGGGCAACGACGGCATCCGCGCCAAGGACGGCCGCCCCGCCCGCTTCACCCTGTACTACCCCTCCGGCGACAAGGTCCGCCAGGACCACGCCCTCGCCTACGCCTCCGACGCAAAGAAGGCCGGCATCGACGTACGGGTGCAGAGCGCCACCTGGGAGGTCATCGAACCCCGCATGAAGCACGACGCCGTCCTCGCGGGCTTCGGCAGCATCGGCGACCCCGACTTCGGCCTCTACACCCTGCTGCACTCCTCCCTCGCGGGCGACGGCTTCAACAACATGGCCCGCTACGACAACCCGGCCGTGGACCGGGCCCTGGAGACCGGCCGCCGCACCCAGGACCCGAAGGCCCGCAAGGCCGCCTACGACGACCTGCAGCGCGCCCTGATGAAGGACCCCGGCTACACCTTCCTCACCCACATCGACCACATGTACGTGCTCGCCGACCGCTGGACGGGCCTCACGACCCAGACCGAACCCCACGAGCACGGCTTCGCCGCCGGACCCTGGTGGAACGTCGAGGACTGGCAGCCCGCGCCATGA
- a CDS encoding energy-coupling factor ABC transporter permease, producing MHIAEGFLPPAHAVAWGVASAPFVVHGARSLIREVRAHPESTLLLGASGAFTFVLSALKLPSVTGSCSHPTGTGLGAILFRPPVMAVLGTITLLFQALLLAHGGLTTLGANVFSMAIVGPWAGYAVYRLLRRYDVPLMGAVFCGAFVADLSTYCVTSVQLALAFPDPGSGFLGALGKFGSIFAVTQIPLAVSEGLLTVLVMRLLVQSSKGELTRLGVLVTSVAGRRGRAESAESAEVVAR from the coding sequence ATGCACATTGCCGAGGGTTTTCTGCCACCGGCGCACGCGGTCGCCTGGGGCGTCGCGTCGGCGCCGTTCGTCGTCCACGGAGCCCGGTCGCTCATCCGTGAAGTGAGAGCTCATCCCGAGAGCACACTGCTGCTGGGCGCGTCGGGCGCCTTCACGTTCGTCCTGTCCGCGCTGAAACTGCCGTCGGTGACCGGGAGTTGCTCCCATCCCACCGGCACGGGGCTGGGCGCGATCCTGTTCCGGCCACCCGTCATGGCGGTGCTCGGGACCATCACCCTGCTGTTCCAGGCACTGCTGCTCGCGCACGGCGGGCTGACCACCCTGGGCGCCAACGTCTTCTCGATGGCGATCGTCGGACCGTGGGCGGGGTACGCCGTCTACCGGCTGCTGCGCCGGTACGACGTGCCGCTGATGGGAGCGGTGTTCTGCGGCGCGTTCGTCGCCGACCTGTCGACGTACTGCGTGACGAGCGTGCAGCTGGCGCTCGCCTTTCCGGACCCCGGCAGCGGATTCCTGGGCGCCCTGGGCAAGTTCGGGTCCATCTTCGCGGTCACGCAGATCCCGCTCGCGGTGAGCGAGGGGCTGCTGACCGTGCTGGTGATGCGCCTGCTGGTGCAGTCGAGCAAGGGCGAGCTGACCCGGCTCGGGGTGCTGGTCACCTCGGTCGCCGGGCGTCGCGGGCGGGCGGAGTCGGCCGAGTCGGCGGAGGTGGTGGCCCGATGA
- a CDS encoding energy-coupling factor ABC transporter substrate-binding protein, protein MSRNTRINTLLLLLVAALAVIPLVFGLGDHKEEPFAGADGEAETAITELHPDYEPWFSPLYEPPSGEIESALFALQAALGAGVLAYYFGLRRGRRQGEARTRELIAADAGAGAAGTGADADSAGAEGTGAGAGTGTAGPGAGVRTGPGDGRD, encoded by the coding sequence ATGAGCCGCAACACGAGGATCAACACCCTGCTTCTGCTGCTCGTCGCCGCCCTCGCCGTGATCCCGCTGGTGTTCGGGCTCGGCGACCACAAGGAGGAGCCGTTCGCCGGGGCGGACGGGGAGGCGGAGACCGCGATCACCGAGCTCCACCCGGACTACGAGCCGTGGTTCTCGCCGCTGTACGAACCGCCGTCCGGCGAGATCGAGTCGGCGCTGTTCGCCCTCCAGGCGGCGCTCGGCGCGGGCGTCCTGGCCTACTACTTCGGGCTGCGGCGCGGGCGCCGGCAGGGCGAGGCACGGACACGCGAGCTGATCGCGGCGGACGCGGGTGCCGGTGCCGCGGGTACGGGCGCAGACGCCGACAGTGCGGGTGCCGAAGGCACGGGTGCCGGCGCAGGTACGGGTACCGCGGGTCCCGGCGCGGGTGTGCGTACCGGCCCCGGTGACGGACGGGACTGA
- the cbiQ gene encoding cobalt ECF transporter T component CbiQ codes for MLPIDAAAHSSRWRRRHPVDKAVLGLGLTVLAISLPPWPGAALVLVTALALLLGPAGVPARRLWRAYRVPLGFCVTGALTLLVQVGGPGGFVSPAGNGPVRAGELLLRTSAASLGVLLFAFTTPMSDLLPRLVRAGVPAPLVDVALVTYRMSFLLLDSVRRVHAAQAARLGHTTRAATWRSLGGLGATAFVRSFDRAARLQTGLAGRGYDGTLRVLVPEARVSARFTAASGALLATLAVLTFVLERPLS; via the coding sequence GTGCTGCCGATCGATGCGGCGGCGCACAGCAGCCGCTGGCGCCGCCGTCATCCGGTGGACAAGGCCGTCCTCGGTCTCGGTCTCACCGTGCTCGCGATCTCGCTGCCGCCCTGGCCGGGCGCGGCACTGGTCCTGGTCACCGCGCTCGCGTTGCTGCTCGGCCCGGCGGGCGTGCCGGCTCGGCGGCTGTGGCGTGCGTACCGGGTGCCGCTGGGCTTCTGCGTCACCGGGGCGCTCACCCTGCTGGTGCAGGTGGGCGGCCCGGGCGGCTTCGTGTCCCCCGCCGGCAACGGGCCCGTGCGCGCCGGGGAGTTGCTGCTGCGCACCTCGGCCGCCTCGCTGGGCGTGCTGCTGTTCGCGTTCACCACGCCGATGTCGGACCTGCTGCCCCGGCTGGTGCGCGCCGGGGTGCCGGCGCCGCTGGTGGACGTGGCGCTGGTGACGTACCGGATGAGCTTCCTGCTGCTGGACTCGGTGCGCCGGGTGCACGCGGCGCAGGCGGCCCGGCTCGGGCACACCACCCGGGCGGCGACCTGGCGTTCGCTCGGCGGGCTCGGCGCGACCGCGTTCGTGCGGTCCTTCGACCGGGCGGCGCGGCTGCAGACCGGGCTCGCGGGCCGCGGCTACGACGGCACCCTGCGCGTGCTCGTGCCCGAGGCCCGCGTCTCCGCGCGGTTCACGGCCGCGAGTGGGGCGCTCCTGGCGACGCTGGCCGTCCTCACCTTCGTACTGGAAAGGCCCCTGTCGTGA
- a CDS encoding MFS transporter, with amino-acid sequence MPAPHTLQHRRSASLTDHAVRRRRRALYLFFFLNGIAMSSWITRTPDVRDRLGVSTGQMGLVLFGLSVGSMAGILCSGRFVSRFGTRPVTALGTLFVTASVVVVGAGSALASALLVAAGLCLFGLGVGAGEVAINVDGADVERITGTAVLPTLHGCFSLGTVIGGLAGMAATAAAFPAHWHLLAVAAVTAALFGYAIGGVPAGTGVRAAVPASDSARPAGPRVWKDRRLLMIGAIVLAMALAEGAANDWLPLLMVDGHGLDAAVGSLVFVGFAAAMTLGRFGGAFFLRRYSRATVVRASAVSGAVGLCLVIFSDNAVVAAAAVLFWGLGASLGFPVALSAAGDSGPDETARVGLVATIGYLAFLVGPPTLGFLGDHYGLRPAMVVVLVFVAAAVLVAPAAGTRTSRHREADAAVPAELAVERPGQHAGG; translated from the coding sequence CTGCCGGCCCCTCATACTCTCCAACACCGGCGGAGCGCCTCCTTGACCGACCATGCCGTACGCAGGCGCCGCCGGGCGCTGTACCTCTTCTTCTTCCTCAACGGCATCGCCATGTCCTCATGGATCACGCGCACCCCGGACGTGCGGGACCGTCTGGGTGTGTCCACGGGGCAGATGGGGCTGGTGCTGTTCGGGCTGTCCGTCGGCTCGATGGCCGGCATCCTGTGTTCCGGCCGTTTCGTGTCCCGGTTCGGGACCAGACCCGTGACGGCGCTCGGCACCCTGTTCGTCACCGCGAGTGTGGTCGTCGTGGGCGCGGGCAGCGCCCTCGCCTCCGCGCTCCTGGTCGCCGCCGGGCTGTGCCTGTTCGGCCTCGGGGTCGGGGCGGGCGAGGTGGCGATCAACGTGGACGGTGCCGACGTGGAGCGGATCACCGGCACGGCGGTTCTGCCCACGCTGCACGGATGCTTCAGCCTGGGCACCGTCATCGGCGGGCTGGCCGGCATGGCGGCCACCGCTGCGGCGTTCCCCGCCCACTGGCACCTCCTGGCGGTGGCCGCGGTGACGGCCGCGCTCTTCGGGTACGCCATCGGCGGCGTCCCCGCCGGGACCGGGGTCCGTGCCGCGGTGCCCGCTTCGGACTCCGCACGGCCCGCGGGCCCGCGGGTGTGGAAGGACCGGCGGCTGCTGATGATCGGGGCCATCGTCCTGGCCATGGCTCTCGCCGAGGGCGCCGCCAACGACTGGCTGCCGCTGCTGATGGTCGACGGCCACGGTCTCGACGCCGCCGTCGGCTCGCTCGTCTTCGTGGGGTTCGCCGCCGCGATGACCCTGGGACGCTTCGGCGGCGCGTTCTTCCTCAGGCGTTACAGCCGGGCGACCGTGGTACGGGCCAGCGCGGTCTCCGGAGCCGTGGGTCTGTGCCTGGTCATCTTCTCCGACAACGCCGTCGTGGCCGCGGCCGCCGTCCTGTTCTGGGGACTGGGCGCGTCCCTGGGCTTTCCGGTGGCCCTGTCGGCGGCCGGCGACTCGGGGCCCGACGAGACGGCCCGGGTCGGCCTCGTGGCGACGATCGGTTACCTCGCGTTCCTGGTGGGGCCGCCCACCCTCGGCTTCCTGGGCGATCACTACGGACTGCGCCCGGCGATGGTCGTGGTCCTGGTGTTCGTCGCCGCGGCCGTCCTCGTGGCCCCTGCGGCCGGTACCCGCACATCCCGACACCGCGAAGCCGATGCCGCCGTCCCTGCCGAACTCGCCGTGGAGCGGCCCGGGCAGCACGCCGGGGGATGA
- a CDS encoding energy-coupling factor ABC transporter ATP-binding protein, with protein sequence MSESVLVALRGVSFAYDEGPPVFTGLDFEVREGRALALLGRNGSGKTTLMRLLSGGLRPGSGELSVSGRVVRHDRKGLTALRTTVQLVVQDPDDQLFAASVGQDVSFGPLNLGLSDTEVRARVAEALAALDITALADRPTHLLSYGQRKRTAIAGAVAMRPRVLILDEPTAGLDPDGQERLLATLDGLRANGTTVVMATHDVDLALRWADDAALLTPSGVHTGPVAGTLSRRDLLTAAGLRLPWGVAAGLFLRAHGVGADTDVGPRTPEELAALAAAPEYRDRRPG encoded by the coding sequence GTGAGCGAGTCGGTGCTGGTGGCCCTGCGGGGCGTCTCGTTCGCGTACGACGAGGGGCCGCCGGTGTTCACCGGGCTGGACTTCGAGGTGCGTGAGGGCCGGGCGCTGGCCCTGCTGGGGCGCAACGGAAGCGGCAAGACGACGCTGATGCGTCTGCTGAGCGGCGGACTCCGGCCAGGCAGCGGGGAGTTGAGCGTGTCGGGGCGGGTGGTGCGCCACGACCGGAAGGGGCTGACCGCGCTGCGCACCACCGTGCAGCTGGTGGTGCAGGACCCCGACGACCAGTTGTTCGCCGCGTCCGTGGGGCAGGACGTGTCGTTCGGGCCGCTGAACCTGGGACTGTCCGACACCGAAGTGCGCGCGCGGGTGGCGGAGGCGCTGGCCGCGCTGGACATCACCGCGCTCGCCGACCGGCCCACGCACCTGCTCTCCTACGGGCAGCGCAAGCGGACGGCGATCGCGGGCGCGGTCGCCATGCGTCCCCGGGTGCTGATCCTCGACGAGCCGACGGCGGGGCTCGACCCCGACGGCCAGGAACGCCTGCTCGCCACCCTGGACGGGCTGCGGGCGAACGGCACGACCGTCGTGATGGCCACCCACGACGTGGATCTCGCCCTGCGCTGGGCCGACGACGCGGCGCTGCTCACCCCGTCCGGCGTCCACACCGGCCCCGTCGCCGGGACGCTGTCGCGCCGGGACCTGCTCACGGCGGCGGGGCTCCGGCTGCCGTGGGGTGTGGCGGCCGGGCTGTTCCTGCGGGCGCACGGGGTGGGGGCAGACACGGACGTCGGCCCCCGCACCCCCGAGGAGCTGGCGGCGCTGGCTGCCGCGCCGGAGTACCGGGACCGGAGGCCCGGCTAG
- a CDS encoding TetR/AcrR family transcriptional regulator: MTGSTRGPNDPRRRERILDAALDVVAEHGAIKVTFRKIAEAAGVPLGSLTYYFDDMQHLLTAAFTRLAETVSTRYGALLEAARTRQEAEEAVVEIICGKVWGTDRNLLLSYELYAFATRHPEVRAVMRSWMETSRDSLARHFDPLTARALDALVEGFSIHNSVDLRPTDREEVAAVVRAVVDRHR, encoded by the coding sequence ATGACAGGCAGCACGCGTGGCCCCAACGACCCTCGGCGCCGCGAACGCATCCTCGACGCCGCGCTCGACGTCGTCGCGGAGCACGGCGCCATCAAGGTGACCTTCCGTAAGATCGCGGAGGCGGCCGGTGTGCCTCTCGGGTCACTCACCTACTACTTCGACGACATGCAGCACCTGCTGACCGCCGCTTTCACCCGGCTCGCGGAGACCGTCTCCACACGCTACGGCGCCCTTCTGGAGGCCGCGCGGACCCGCCAGGAGGCCGAGGAGGCGGTCGTCGAGATCATCTGCGGCAAGGTCTGGGGGACCGACCGCAACCTCCTGCTCAGCTACGAGCTCTACGCCTTCGCCACCCGCCATCCCGAGGTGCGCGCCGTCATGCGCTCCTGGATGGAGACCAGCCGGGACTCGCTGGCCAGGCACTTCGACCCGCTCACCGCACGGGCCCTGGACGCGCTGGTCGAGGGATTCTCCATCCACAACTCCGTCGACCTGCGGCCCACCGACCGCGAGGAGGTCGCCGCCGTCGTCCGTGCCGTTGTCGACAGGCACCGCTGA
- a CDS encoding SDR family NAD(P)-dependent oxidoreductase codes for MNTSRVTTPFTADSTAAEVAAGVRLTGRHAIVTGASSGIGVETARALASAGAEVTLAVRDIEAGEKTAEDIRATTKGGPVRVAPLDLSDQDSIAAFVTTWNDPLDILVNNAGVAAVPEARTQEGWELHFATNHLGHFALATGLHSALAAAGRARVVSLSSNAHLQAPMVFDDIGFLRRPYDRMLAYGESKTATALFAVEAHRRWSGDGITVNAANPGSVITNLGRHLTEEDMAHLPAYDYTTPEQGAATSVLLATWPTLDGVGGRYFEYCNEALPFTPDKPTQGVAAHALDPEAAARLWQVSLDMLAAAGR; via the coding sequence ATGAACACATCTCGCGTCACCACCCCTTTCACCGCCGACTCCACAGCGGCAGAGGTCGCCGCAGGCGTTCGGCTCACGGGACGACACGCCATCGTGACGGGGGCCTCCTCGGGTATCGGAGTGGAGACCGCCCGGGCTCTGGCCTCCGCGGGCGCCGAGGTGACCTTGGCGGTCCGCGACATCGAAGCGGGCGAGAAGACGGCCGAGGACATCCGCGCCACCACCAAGGGCGGACCGGTCCGGGTCGCTCCGCTCGACCTCTCCGATCAGGACTCGATCGCCGCGTTCGTCACCACCTGGAACGACCCGCTGGACATCCTGGTCAACAACGCCGGTGTCGCGGCGGTCCCGGAGGCGCGGACCCAGGAGGGATGGGAACTGCATTTCGCCACGAATCATCTCGGCCACTTCGCCCTCGCGACCGGTCTGCACAGTGCCCTGGCCGCCGCGGGCCGGGCCCGGGTCGTGTCGCTGAGCTCCAACGCCCACCTGCAGGCACCGATGGTCTTCGACGACATCGGCTTCCTGAGGCGGCCGTACGACCGCATGCTCGCCTACGGGGAGTCGAAGACCGCGACCGCGCTGTTCGCGGTCGAGGCCCACAGGCGCTGGTCCGGTGACGGCATCACCGTCAACGCCGCGAACCCGGGTTCGGTCATCACCAACCTCGGGCGTCACCTGACCGAGGAAGACATGGCCCACCTGCCGGCCTACGACTACACGACACCCGAACAGGGCGCGGCCACGTCCGTTCTGCTCGCCACGTGGCCGACGCTCGACGGTGTCGGGGGCCGCTACTTCGAGTACTGCAACGAAGCCTTGCCGTTCACCCCGGACAAGCCCACGCAGGGCGTCGCCGCGCACGCACTCGACCCGGAGGCGGCCGCCCGCCTGTGGCAGGTCTCGCTCGACATGCTTGCCGCAGCGGGGCGGTGA